The following are encoded in a window of Kitasatospora sp. NBC_01250 genomic DNA:
- a CDS encoding glutaminase: MDYENLFERINRAVHPVLAEGTVAQYIPALAAVDPHRFGLAIADTGTRKPRGTGDWQVPFSIQSISKVFTLALVLAADGDSLWARVGKEPSGSPFNSLAQLERENAIPRNPFVNAGALVITDRLLTLTGDSRGTLREFLRTESGNPHIDFDAQVAWSESHHGHRNAALGHLLADHGRLDNPVPDVLDHYFWQCALTMSCRDLALAAGFLARHGLRADGTRLLTRSEAKRVNAVMLIGGTYDAAGEFAHRVGLPAKSGVGGGILAVIPGRGTLCTWGPALDSHGNSIAGITALDTLTTHTGWSIF, from the coding sequence ATGGACTACGAGAACCTGTTCGAACGCATCAACCGCGCGGTCCACCCCGTCCTGGCCGAAGGAACCGTCGCCCAGTACATCCCGGCCCTCGCCGCCGTCGACCCCCACCGGTTCGGCCTCGCGATCGCGGACACCGGCACCCGCAAACCACGCGGCACCGGGGACTGGCAGGTCCCGTTCTCCATCCAGTCCATCTCCAAGGTGTTCACCCTCGCCCTGGTCCTGGCCGCCGACGGCGACTCGCTGTGGGCCCGGGTGGGCAAGGAGCCCTCCGGGTCACCCTTCAACTCCCTGGCCCAGCTGGAACGTGAGAACGCGATCCCGCGCAACCCCTTCGTCAACGCCGGCGCCCTGGTCATCACCGACCGGCTGCTCACCCTCACCGGCGACTCCCGGGGCACCCTGCGCGAGTTCCTCCGCACCGAGAGCGGCAACCCGCACATCGACTTCGACGCCCAGGTCGCCTGGAGCGAGAGCCACCACGGACACCGCAACGCCGCCCTCGGCCACCTGCTGGCCGACCACGGCCGCCTCGACAACCCCGTCCCGGACGTCCTCGACCACTACTTCTGGCAGTGCGCCCTCACCATGAGCTGCCGCGACCTCGCCCTCGCCGCAGGATTCCTCGCCCGGCACGGCTTACGGGCCGACGGCACCCGGCTGCTCACCCGCAGCGAGGCCAAGCGCGTCAACGCCGTCATGCTGATCGGCGGCACCTACGACGCCGCGGGCGAGTTCGCCCACCGGGTCGGCCTGCCCGCCAAGAGCGGTGTCGGCGGGGGCATCCTGGCCGTCATCCCGGGGCGCGGGACGCTCTGCACCTGGGGGCCGGCTCTCGACAGCCACGGCAACTCGATCGCGGGCATCACCGCGCTCGACACCCTCACCACTCACACCGGCTGGTCCATCTTCTGA
- a CDS encoding nuclear transport factor 2 family protein, translating to MPTEQQVDEWVQAYVRAWRSNAPEDIAALFCAGAEYHERPYETDWIGREEIVKGWRSRQAWQQGGWDFEWSVLMINGDTAAIKGTGVYKELGTFANLWTVTFDNQGSCAMFRMWNNQV from the coding sequence ATGCCGACCGAGCAGCAGGTCGACGAGTGGGTTCAGGCGTACGTGCGGGCCTGGCGCAGCAACGCGCCCGAGGACATCGCGGCCCTGTTCTGCGCCGGGGCGGAGTACCACGAGCGGCCGTACGAGACCGACTGGATCGGCCGCGAGGAGATCGTGAAGGGCTGGCGGTCCCGCCAGGCGTGGCAGCAGGGCGGCTGGGACTTCGAGTGGTCCGTCCTCATGATCAACGGGGACACGGCCGCGATCAAGGGCACCGGCGTCTACAAGGAGCTCGGCACCTTCGCCAACCTGTGGACGGTGACCTTCGACAACCAGGGCAGCTGCGCGATGTTCCGGATGTGGAACAACCAGGTCTGA
- a CDS encoding VOC family protein, translated as MNPTATPPHAGIHHLKLPVTDLERSARWYTAVLGARRVEALDHRRPDGTLFAVILNVPGLGTRLELRLDPATCTALNGYDFLTLAVDDRTALDGWTVHLDALGVPHSPPVVAMAGWLLVVPDPDGLRLRLYTNAPHGLGPEHIEYDSPWLAPAPPDTVPAP; from the coding sequence ATGAACCCCACCGCCACCCCGCCCCACGCGGGAATCCACCACCTCAAACTGCCCGTCACCGACCTGGAGCGCAGCGCCCGTTGGTACACCGCGGTCCTCGGCGCCCGCCGGGTCGAGGCGCTCGACCACCGCCGCCCCGACGGCACCCTGTTCGCGGTCATCCTCAATGTCCCCGGGCTGGGCACCCGGCTCGAACTGCGCCTCGACCCGGCGACCTGCACCGCCCTGAACGGCTACGACTTCCTCACCCTGGCCGTCGACGACCGCACCGCCCTCGACGGGTGGACCGTCCATCTCGACGCGCTCGGCGTCCCGCACTCGCCGCCGGTCGTCGCCATGGCGGGCTGGCTCCTCGTCGTCCCCGACCCCGACGGGCTGCGCCTGCGCCTCTACACCAACGCGCCCCACGGCCTGGGCCCCGAGCACATCGAGTACGACTCGCCCTGGCTCGCCCCCGCCCCGCCGGACACGGTTCCCGCCCCGTGA
- a CDS encoding nuclear transport factor 2 family protein, whose protein sequence is MMVDYAHFKALGPFMELVEESLAGLTDGEHYFDLFADDVVMEFLYAPPGTPPALHGRQAIIDSFRGYGRIITLERMSDSKVYPTTTPGVVVLEYAGHGTGVATGRPYHQRYVSIVTIRERRIVHWRDYSNPLVVIDTIGDAQEMTKAMFSDA, encoded by the coding sequence ATGATGGTCGACTACGCGCACTTCAAGGCCCTGGGCCCCTTCATGGAACTGGTCGAGGAGTCACTGGCCGGGCTGACCGACGGTGAGCACTACTTCGACCTGTTCGCGGACGACGTCGTCATGGAGTTCCTCTACGCGCCCCCGGGCACACCGCCCGCGCTGCACGGGCGCCAGGCGATCATCGACTCGTTCCGCGGGTACGGACGCATCATCACCCTGGAGCGCATGAGCGACTCCAAGGTCTACCCGACCACCACCCCGGGCGTGGTGGTCCTGGAGTACGCCGGCCACGGCACCGGGGTCGCCACCGGCAGGCCCTACCACCAGCGCTACGTCTCGATCGTGACGATCCGTGAGCGGCGGATCGTCCACTGGCGGGACTACTCCAACCCCTTGGTCGTCATCGACACGATCGGTGACGCGCAGGAGATGACGAAGGCCATGTTCTCCGACGCCTGA
- a CDS encoding SDR family NAD(P)-dependent oxidoreductase, producing MTANSTPRPADLFRLDGRRAVVIGAGSGIGAAGARALADHGADVVCADRDLAAATATATGGEPYLLDVLDRAAVRAAPAELGDVDVLVFTPATNIRRRLVDYADEEFDRIVDLNLRAPFDLLRAFGRPMAERGRGSIIGVSSIRAVAVEPAQGIYSATKAGLVALLNTAAAELGPLGVRVNALAPGVVESPMTTWAQSDAVRYDAYAAKTVLGRWAQPEEMAGAVVFLASDAASYVTGSVLTVDGGWTAADGRYAPPE from the coding sequence ATGACAGCGAACTCCACACCCCGACCTGCGGACCTCTTCCGGCTCGACGGGCGGCGGGCGGTGGTGATCGGCGCGGGCAGCGGCATCGGCGCGGCGGGCGCGCGCGCCCTCGCCGACCACGGCGCGGACGTGGTCTGCGCCGACCGTGACCTGGCCGCCGCCACCGCCACCGCGACCGGCGGCGAACCGTACCTGCTGGACGTCCTGGACCGCGCCGCCGTGCGGGCCGCGCCCGCCGAACTGGGCGACGTCGACGTGCTCGTCTTCACCCCGGCGACGAACATCCGCAGGCGGCTGGTCGACTACGCCGACGAGGAGTTCGACCGCATCGTCGACCTCAACCTGCGCGCGCCGTTCGACCTGCTGCGCGCCTTCGGCCGCCCGATGGCCGAACGCGGCCGCGGCTCGATCATCGGGGTCTCCTCGATCCGAGCCGTCGCAGTGGAACCGGCCCAGGGCATCTACTCCGCGACCAAGGCCGGACTGGTGGCCCTGCTGAACACGGCGGCCGCCGAACTCGGCCCGCTCGGCGTGCGGGTCAACGCGCTTGCCCCCGGCGTGGTCGAGTCGCCGATGACGACCTGGGCGCAGTCCGACGCCGTGCGCTACGACGCGTACGCGGCCAAGACCGTGCTGGGCCGCTGGGCGCAGCCCGAGGAGATGGCGGGTGCGGTGGTGTTCCTGGCCTCGGACGCCGCGAGCTACGTGACCGGCAGCGTGCTCACCGTCGACGGCGGGTGGACGGCCGCCGACGGCCGCTACGCTCCGCCGGAGTGA
- a CDS encoding TetR/AcrR family transcriptional regulator, with the protein MPRLSEETREERRRHILTSAWRCFSRDGFHATSMDDVITATGMSSSAVYRYFRSKDDLILAAADESLALVRNLFSGLLEQRPTPSPAQVVTAMVAELRDCDPGQGDDLRRIAIQAWGEALRRPELAERTRSFYLDVRGSLAELAGRWREEGRLGPQADPEAVASVLMSLMPGLLVGRYLVDPVSVDRMVEGLSALASAFPPGQGGDGL; encoded by the coding sequence ATGCCCAGGCTGAGTGAAGAGACCCGGGAGGAGCGGCGTCGCCACATCCTCACCAGCGCCTGGCGCTGCTTCTCCCGCGACGGATTCCACGCCACGTCGATGGATGACGTGATCACCGCGACCGGCATGTCCTCCAGCGCGGTGTACCGGTACTTCCGCAGCAAGGACGACCTCATCCTGGCCGCCGCGGACGAATCCCTGGCCCTGGTCCGCAACCTGTTCAGCGGTCTCCTGGAGCAGCGCCCCACCCCGTCACCGGCCCAGGTCGTGACCGCGATGGTGGCCGAGCTGCGCGACTGCGACCCGGGACAGGGTGACGACCTGCGACGCATCGCCATCCAGGCGTGGGGGGAAGCGCTGCGCAGGCCGGAGCTGGCGGAGCGCACCCGCTCGTTCTACCTGGACGTGCGCGGCAGTCTCGCCGAGTTGGCCGGCCGGTGGCGGGAGGAGGGCCGGCTCGGGCCGCAGGCGGACCCGGAGGCGGTGGCGTCGGTGCTGATGTCCCTGATGCCGGGACTGCTGGTCGGGCGCTACCTGGTGGACCCGGTCTCGGTGGATCGCATGGTCGAGGGCCTGTCGGCCCTCGCCTCGGCGTTCCCTCCGGGGCAGGGCGGCGACGGGCTGTAG
- a CDS encoding chloride channel protein produces the protein MLVLALLVGAGAGLGAIAFRWLIKTFTLALSGHPDYAAAGHAANPHVPWLGRWFVLLAPVVAGLLYGPLVQRFAREARGHGVPEVMYAVARRGGRIAPQVALVKSLASALTIGGGGSVGREGPIVQIGSALGSTLGRVVRVPEDRMKVLVACGAAGGIAATFNAPLAGVFFAMELILRDFTAEAFGMVVLSSVTSSVIGRAAFGNTPFLQLPAFGVHHLSQYLLFALLGVIAGAVGVGFTRILYWIEDACDYVWRGPEWARPAVGGLLLGLLLLVLPQMYGVGYPVLENAVNGKYVIAFLLLLLVGKIAATSLTIGIGGSGGVFAPSLFMGAMLGAAFGATAQHLVPGITGPLGAYGLIGMGAVFAGAARAPITAVIILFELTGEYTIILPLMTAIVLATGVSRALSRDTIYSLKLRRRGIDLDEKPTISPFSGLTAAEVMEPLPEALSETMPLTTAADILAASRHGVLPVLATDGSYLGTATARAATETLADGTHGTTTLAAITHRPHQVAADTDLAQALDALATTEGAGLPVLDPTRTRLAGWLTHRSVLAALHRRPDQENSNSTA, from the coding sequence CTGCTCGTCCTGGCCCTGCTGGTCGGCGCCGGAGCCGGCCTCGGGGCGATCGCCTTCCGCTGGCTGATCAAGACGTTCACCCTGGCGCTGTCCGGCCATCCCGACTACGCGGCCGCCGGGCACGCCGCCAACCCGCACGTCCCCTGGCTCGGCCGCTGGTTCGTCCTGCTCGCCCCGGTGGTGGCCGGACTCCTGTACGGCCCGCTGGTCCAGCGCTTCGCCCGCGAGGCCCGCGGCCACGGCGTACCCGAGGTCATGTACGCCGTCGCCCGGCGCGGCGGACGGATCGCCCCGCAGGTCGCCCTGGTCAAGTCCCTGGCCTCCGCGCTGACCATCGGCGGCGGCGGATCCGTGGGCCGCGAGGGCCCGATCGTCCAGATCGGCTCCGCGCTCGGCTCCACCCTGGGCCGCGTGGTCAGGGTGCCCGAGGACCGGATGAAGGTGCTGGTCGCCTGCGGCGCGGCGGGCGGCATCGCCGCCACCTTCAACGCCCCGCTGGCCGGGGTGTTCTTCGCGATGGAGCTGATCCTGCGCGACTTCACCGCCGAAGCCTTCGGCATGGTCGTGCTCTCCTCCGTGACCTCCTCGGTCATCGGCCGGGCCGCCTTCGGCAACACCCCGTTCCTCCAGTTGCCCGCCTTCGGTGTCCACCACCTCTCGCAGTACCTGCTCTTCGCGCTCCTGGGCGTGATCGCCGGGGCGGTCGGCGTCGGCTTCACCCGGATCCTGTACTGGATCGAGGACGCCTGCGACTATGTGTGGCGCGGTCCCGAATGGGCCCGCCCCGCCGTCGGCGGGCTCCTGCTCGGCCTGCTCCTGCTCGTCCTGCCGCAGATGTACGGCGTCGGCTACCCGGTACTGGAGAACGCCGTCAACGGCAAGTACGTCATCGCCTTCCTCCTCCTGCTCCTGGTGGGGAAGATCGCTGCAACCAGCCTCACCATCGGCATCGGCGGCTCCGGCGGCGTCTTCGCCCCCTCCCTCTTCATGGGCGCCATGCTCGGCGCCGCCTTCGGCGCCACCGCCCAGCACCTCGTCCCCGGCATCACCGGCCCGCTCGGCGCCTACGGCCTGATCGGCATGGGGGCCGTCTTCGCCGGCGCCGCCCGCGCCCCCATCACCGCCGTCATCATCCTGTTCGAACTCACCGGCGAATACACGATCATCCTGCCCCTGATGACCGCCATCGTGCTGGCCACCGGGGTCAGCCGCGCCCTGTCCCGCGACACCATCTACAGCCTCAAACTGCGCCGCCGCGGCATCGACCTCGACGAGAAACCGACCATCTCACCCTTCTCCGGCCTCACCGCCGCCGAAGTGATGGAGCCGCTGCCCGAGGCTCTCAGCGAGACGATGCCGCTGACCACGGCCGCCGACATCCTCGCTGCATCCCGGCACGGCGTCCTGCCCGTCCTGGCCACCGATGGCAGCTACCTCGGCACCGCCACCGCCCGCGCCGCCACCGAAACCCTCGCCGACGGCACCCACGGCACCACCACCCTCGCCGCCATCACCCACCGGCCGCACCAGGTCGCCGCCGACACCGATCTGGCCCAGGCCCTCGACGCCCTCGCGACCACCGAAGGAGCCGGACTGCCCGTCCTCGACCCCACCCGCACCCGCCTCGCCGGGTGGCTCACCCACCGATCCGTCCTCGCAGCCCTCCACCGCAGGCCGGACCAGGAGAACTCCAACTCCACCGCATGA
- a CDS encoding amidohydrolase family protein has translation MTTAASRPTLIRRAAVFDGTRLHPARDVLIEGPLITAVGNALPLPEGAQVVDATGRTLLPGLIDAHTHATDTGQLRQSLLFGITTELDMGGAPATARRLRAAAGDRDDLADLRVATTGATAPGGHPGQLVESGLLEPFPTVAGPQDADAFVAARVTEGADHLKIFIEDGTAIGHPMPLMSAQTVTALVHAAHEHGLRTVAHTLTRTAARQAIDCGIDGLAHSPADGHSSDDLIEAAAAHGVFVVPTLTALTGMTPTPAEYELADDPRLRPYADPRWLDELDRIRTTNPAERVGPIRMDPAHAADAALRMFRLGVPLLAGTDGTGGMGHPTTHGISYHGELALLVAAGLTPTQALTAATAAPADAFALTDRGRIAPGLRADLLLVEGDPTHDIAALRAITHLWRRGTPVDRPALATTGASAAEIRS, from the coding sequence ATGACCACTGCCGCCTCCCGCCCCACCCTCATCCGCCGGGCCGCCGTCTTCGACGGCACCCGCCTCCACCCGGCCCGCGACGTCCTGATCGAGGGCCCGCTCATCACCGCCGTCGGCAACGCCCTGCCCCTGCCCGAGGGCGCACAGGTCGTCGACGCGACCGGCCGCACCCTGCTCCCCGGCCTGATCGACGCCCACACCCACGCCACCGACACCGGGCAGCTGCGCCAGTCCCTCCTGTTCGGCATCACCACCGAACTCGACATGGGCGGCGCACCCGCCACCGCCCGCCGACTGCGGGCTGCCGCAGGCGACCGGGACGACCTCGCCGACCTGCGCGTCGCCACCACCGGCGCCACCGCCCCCGGCGGACACCCCGGCCAGCTGGTCGAGTCCGGCCTGCTCGAACCCTTCCCCACCGTGGCCGGACCGCAGGACGCCGACGCCTTCGTCGCGGCCCGGGTCACCGAAGGCGCCGACCACCTCAAGATCTTCATCGAGGACGGCACGGCGATCGGCCACCCGATGCCGCTGATGTCTGCGCAGACCGTCACCGCCCTGGTGCACGCCGCCCACGAACACGGCCTGCGCACCGTCGCCCACACCCTCACCCGCACCGCCGCCCGCCAGGCGATCGACTGCGGCATCGACGGCCTCGCCCACTCCCCCGCCGACGGCCACAGCAGCGACGACCTGATCGAAGCCGCCGCCGCACACGGCGTCTTCGTCGTCCCCACCCTGACCGCACTCACCGGGATGACCCCCACCCCGGCCGAGTACGAACTCGCCGACGACCCCCGGCTGCGCCCCTATGCCGACCCGCGATGGCTCGACGAACTCGACCGGATCCGCACCACGAACCCCGCGGAGCGCGTCGGCCCGATCCGCATGGACCCGGCCCACGCCGCCGACGCCGCTCTGCGCATGTTCCGGCTCGGCGTCCCCCTGCTGGCCGGCACCGACGGCACCGGCGGGATGGGCCACCCCACCACCCACGGCATCAGCTACCACGGCGAACTCGCCCTGCTGGTGGCCGCCGGACTCACCCCCACCCAGGCGCTGACCGCCGCCACCGCCGCGCCCGCCGACGCCTTCGCCCTCACCGACCGGGGCCGCATCGCCCCGGGACTGCGCGCCGACCTGCTCCTCGTCGAAGGCGACCCCACCCACGACATCGCCGCCCTGCGCGCCATCACCCACCTGTGGCGCCGCGGCACCCCCGTCGACCGCCCCGCCCTCGCCACCACCGGCGCCAGCGCCGCCGAGATCCGGAGCTGA
- a CDS encoding MarR family winged helix-turn-helix transcriptional regulator, with the protein MSHDRAQPPAADPSPLSAEEDLVTAVLTASRVLVAISARSLGEVEESLTLPQFRMLVVLQSRGAMSLSRLAEFLAVNPSTAMRMIERLVTAGMVVRETGLPDRREVRIVLTEEGVRTVVDATDRRRAEIAQVVAAMPPEQRSGLVAALRAFAEAGGEPAAPLRQLDLLGW; encoded by the coding sequence ATGTCGCACGACCGCGCCCAGCCGCCCGCCGCCGATCCGTCCCCGCTCAGCGCGGAGGAGGACCTCGTCACGGCGGTTCTCACCGCCTCGCGCGTCCTGGTCGCGATCTCCGCGAGGTCGCTGGGCGAGGTGGAGGAGTCGTTGACGCTGCCTCAGTTCCGGATGCTGGTCGTGCTGCAGAGCCGTGGTGCGATGAGCCTGTCCCGGCTGGCGGAGTTCCTGGCGGTCAACCCGTCCACGGCGATGCGGATGATCGAGCGTCTGGTCACGGCCGGCATGGTGGTGCGCGAGACGGGTCTGCCGGACCGGCGCGAGGTGCGGATCGTGCTCACCGAGGAGGGGGTTCGCACGGTGGTGGATGCCACCGACCGGCGCCGGGCCGAGATCGCCCAGGTGGTCGCGGCGATGCCGCCGGAGCAGCGCTCCGGCCTGGTCGCGGCGCTGCGGGCGTTCGCCGAGGCCGGCGGTGAACCGGCGGCGCCACTCAGGCAGTTGGACCTGCTCGGCTGGTGA
- a CDS encoding FAD-dependent monooxygenase gives MTALPLVEPLPCQTAVLIVGAGPAGLALAVSLRQLGVDHVLIDRGAGIGPGSRAAAVQPRTLEYLDRIGVGTPLVRAGTKARGFSLHDRDRTLLRACFDQLDTPHPYLLLASQQTTEEQLLARLEELGGTVHRQHRLLGITPDHPGVMATVAGPDGVVRAVSARYLVGCDGLHSTVRTAAGIAFPGTAREQLFALADVRLTAGTRTTACEDPTFFLSGAGMLLLSPLAGGLHRLVAPAAPGSVAPCAADVERLLSERGPAREAARVSEVVAASTYRVQERVAESFRAGPVLLAGDAAHTHSPAGGQGMNTGIQDAGNLAWKLQAVLNGMAPDALLDSYHRERHPVARALVSFTARFAEAATLTDPTACQLRNALLSAAAGTPGITDWIAAKLAQLDIGYTDQPDLGAPRPGTRVSPRLVPPDGLHWTLALPGTPAEPTAGPDTSAVHGLLTVRHIPALDSTLLVRPDGYLAAHGLPATPGEVLDRLADHLPLEPAA, from the coding sequence ATGACCGCCTTACCGCTTGTCGAGCCTCTTCCCTGTCAGACCGCTGTGCTGATCGTCGGGGCCGGTCCCGCCGGCCTGGCGCTGGCGGTGAGCCTCCGTCAGCTGGGCGTGGACCACGTGCTGATCGACCGGGGTGCCGGGATCGGGCCCGGCAGCAGGGCGGCGGCCGTACAGCCTCGCACCCTGGAGTACCTGGACCGGATCGGGGTCGGCACCCCGCTCGTCCGGGCCGGGACGAAGGCGCGGGGGTTCAGCCTCCACGACCGCGACCGGACGCTCCTGCGGGCCTGCTTCGACCAGCTGGACACTCCCCATCCGTACCTGCTGCTCGCCTCCCAGCAGACCACCGAAGAGCAACTGCTGGCGCGGCTGGAGGAGTTGGGCGGAACCGTGCACCGCCAGCACCGCCTCCTCGGCATCACCCCCGACCACCCAGGCGTGATGGCGACGGTCGCCGGGCCGGACGGGGTGGTGCGTGCCGTGTCCGCCCGCTACCTGGTCGGCTGCGACGGCCTGCACAGTACGGTGCGCACGGCGGCGGGCATCGCCTTCCCCGGCACCGCGCGGGAGCAGCTGTTCGCGCTCGCCGACGTCCGTCTCACGGCCGGCACCCGGACCACGGCCTGCGAGGACCCCACGTTCTTCCTCTCCGGGGCGGGCATGCTGCTGCTCTCCCCGCTCGCCGGCGGCCTGCACCGGCTGGTCGCCCCCGCCGCGCCCGGATCGGTGGCCCCGTGCGCGGCGGACGTCGAGCGGCTGCTGTCCGAGCGCGGTCCCGCGCGGGAGGCAGCGCGGGTCTCCGAGGTGGTCGCCGCCTCGACGTACCGGGTGCAGGAACGGGTGGCCGAGTCGTTTCGCGCCGGGCCCGTCCTGCTGGCCGGCGACGCTGCCCACACCCACAGCCCGGCCGGCGGCCAGGGCATGAACACCGGCATCCAGGACGCCGGGAACCTGGCCTGGAAGCTGCAGGCCGTCCTGAACGGGATGGCACCGGACGCCCTGCTGGACAGCTACCACCGCGAGCGGCACCCCGTCGCCCGCGCACTCGTCTCCTTCACCGCCCGCTTCGCCGAGGCCGCCACCCTGACCGACCCGACCGCCTGCCAGCTGCGCAACGCCCTGCTGTCCGCCGCCGCCGGCACCCCGGGGATCACCGACTGGATCGCCGCCAAGCTCGCCCAGCTCGACATCGGCTACACCGACCAGCCCGACCTCGGCGCCCCGCGCCCCGGCACGCGGGTCAGCCCACGGCTCGTCCCTCCGGACGGCCTGCACTGGACCCTGGCCCTGCCCGGCACACCCGCCGAACCGACCGCCGGCCCGGACACGTCCGCAGTGCACGGCCTCCTGACGGTCCGGCACATCCCCGCGCTGGACAGCACCCTGCTGGTCCGCCCGGACGGCTACCTCGCCGCCCACGGCCTGCCGGCCACGCCCGGCGAGGTCCTCGACCGCCTGGCCGACCACCTGCCCCTTGAGCCCGCGGCCTGA